Within the Massilia sp. KIM genome, the region CGCCGCACATCATGAGCAGGGCCGCCAGCGCGCCCACCGAAGCGCCGGAGGACACCCCCAGCACATAGGGATCGGCCAGCGGATTGCGCAGCAAGGCCTGCATCATCACGCCGGCCAGGGCCAGGGCGCCGCCCGTCACGAAGGCCATCAGCGCGCGGCTGGCGCGCAGCTCGAGCAGCGAGGCCGGCAACGACTCGGCCTTGCCCGCGGCGAGCTCGCGCAGCGCGCCCGGCATGTCCGCCAGCGGCACCCGGATTGAACCAATCATGCCCGAGAGCAGGAGGCTGGCAAAGGCGCAGGCCAGCAGCAGCCCGATGACGAGCAGGGCGTGCTGGCGCTGTGAACGGGCGGGAGGATGCATGCTTGGCCTTGTCGTATAGCCCCGTCAGTGGATGCCGTAGCGCAGGGCAGCGAACCAGGTGCGGCCACTGGTGCCGTAGCTGCGGGCGAGCTCGTACTGCTTGTCGGCCACGTTATTGACCCGCACCAGCAGCGACAGCTCCGGGGTGAACTGCCACGTAGTGTACAGGTTGAGCAGGCCGTAGCCGCCCAGGCGGCGCGCATTGGCCGCGTCGTCGTAGCGCTCGCCCGACAGCGTCCACTCGGCGCCGGCCTTCACTGTGCCGAAGCTACGGTCGGCGGCGAAGCTCGCATGCTCCTTGGCGCGGCGCGCCAGGCGCTTGCCGGTGGTCTCGTCGCGCGGGTCCTGCCAGTCCAGGTTGGCGCGCAGGTTGACGCCGGCGATGCGGGTGCTGCCGCCCAGGCTCACACCTTCGAGCTGGGCTTCGTTGACGTTGTAGGCGCAGCTGCGCACGGCGCGGTCCGGGCAGGGCGTGGCCGAGACGATCATGTCGGTCAGGCGGTTGCGGTAGTAGCGCGCATCGAGCTGGACCAGGCTGCCGTCGTAGCGCAGGCCGAGCTCGCGGTTGCGGCCTTTCTCCGGCCTGTTGGTCGGCAGGCCGTAGCCCGGGTAATACAGCTCGTTGAAGGTCGGGGCGCGGAAGCTGGAGCCGACGCTGGCGGTGGCGCGCAGGCCGTTGCCGAAATCGTAGCCATAGCCGGCGGCGCCGGTGTTCTTGTTGCCGTACACCGAGCGGTCGTGGCGTGCGCTCAGGTCCAGCAGGTGGCTGCCGCGCTTGGCCGAATAGGCGGCCGCATAGGCGTTGGTGATGCGCGAGCGATTGATCGCGCTGCTGTCGACTTCCTCCTTGCGGTGGCTGTAGAGCAGCTGGAGGGTGTCCGGGCCGATGGCGATGTTGTTCTGCCAGCTGAACTCGTCCTGCCGGGTATCGATCTGGCTGGCGCCTGAGCCCGCGGCGCTAGTGAAGTTGCCGCCCTTGTCTTCCGAGCGCGCGTATTGCAGGCTGCTGCGCCAGTTCGGCAGGATCTGGTTGGTCATGAACACGGCTGCGGTGTTCAGCTCCTGGTCCGTATAGGTGTTGAAGCTGGAGGCGCCGCTGTCGTACTCGCTGTACAGACGGCTGAGCAGGAACTGCGCGCCGATCTCGTGGCCCGGGGCCAGGGTCAGGGCGACGCGGCCGTTGGCGTCGCGGCGGCGGTAGCCGTCTTCGTCCGCGTTGAACGCGGTAACGCCCGGGCGGGTGGCCGAAAAGCCGTCCGCATCCTCGTAACCCGCGCCCAGGCTATAGCTGACGGCGTGCTCGCCGCTGGTCGCGCCGCTCACGCCGGCCTGCGCCTGGCGCGTGCCGTTGCTGCCGGCGCCGACCGACGCGCTGATCGCCTGGCCTGCCACGCCCTTGCGGGTAAAGATCTGGATCACGCCGCCGACGGCGTCCGCGCCGTACAGGGTGCTGAGCGGGCCGTACACGACTTCGATGCGTTCGATCGAGGAGAGGGGAATCGCGTTCCAGCTCGCCGCGCCCGTGGTCGAGGAGCCGATGCGCACGCCGTCGAGCAGGACCACCACCTGGTTGCTGTTGGAGCCGCGCAGGTAGACCTGGGTGGTCGTGCCGGCCGGGCCGTTACGGGTGATCTCGATGCCGCGCTGGCGCTGCAGGATGTCGGCAACGGAGCCGGCGCCCGAGCGCGCGATCTCCTCGGCATGGATGACGGTGGTGTCGGCGATGACGTCGGCTGCCTTCTGCGGCGTGCGGTTGGCGGTGACGACGACGGTGTCGACGGATTGCGCGGACGCGCAGGAGGAAGCGATGGCGAGCGCGAGCGACACTGCGGCCGCTTGCCGTGTTACGGGAAAATTCATGAACAGTTTTCTATCAATGGACAACCAGCCGACGTCCCCGTGGGCCAGATTGAACAGGAACGCGCCGCTGGCGCATTCCCACCTTTTGGCCGGTATCCGGGCTGGCAAGTGTGGCCGTCAGACCTTCCCATGCACAAAGCACAGTGGTCGAGGAAGACGGTTTGCCGCGTGACGCGGCACTTGCTTA harbors:
- a CDS encoding TonB-dependent receptor domain-containing protein, producing the protein MNFPVTRQAAAVSLALAIASSCASAQSVDTVVVTANRTPQKAADVIADTTVIHAEEIARSGAGSVADILQRQRGIEITRNGPAGTTTQVYLRGSNSNQVVVLLDGVRIGSSTTGAASWNAIPLSSIERIEVVYGPLSTLYGADAVGGVIQIFTRKGVAGQAISASVGAGSNGTRQAQAGVSGATSGEHAVSYSLGAGYEDADGFSATRPGVTAFNADEDGYRRRDANGRVALTLAPGHEIGAQFLLSRLYSEYDSGASSFNTYTDQELNTAAVFMTNQILPNWRSSLQYARSEDKGGNFTSAAGSGASQIDTRQDEFSWQNNIAIGPDTLQLLYSHRKEEVDSSAINRSRITNAYAAAYSAKRGSHLLDLSARHDRSVYGNKNTGAAGYGYDFGNGLRATASVGSSFRAPTFNELYYPGYGLPTNRPEKGRNRELGLRYDGSLVQLDARYYRNRLTDMIVSATPCPDRAVRSCAYNVNEAQLEGVSLGGSTRIAGVNLRANLDWQDPRDETTGKRLARRAKEHASFAADRSFGTVKAGAEWTLSGERYDDAANARRLGGYGLLNLYTTWQFTPELSLLVRVNNVADKQYELARSYGTSGRTWFAALRYGIH